In Clostridia bacterium, the following proteins share a genomic window:
- a CDS encoding DUF4870 domain-containing protein: MAAAPAPAATPTTEAMADNVAGLLAYITVIPAIIFLVMEPYNKRPFVRFHSFQCIFFSIAWMAVWFVLMFLGAIPYVGYVMFFLFPLLGLAGTVLWVFLLLKAYQGQVFKLPVIGDLAERQSKVS; the protein is encoded by the coding sequence ATGGCGGCAGCACCAGCCCCTGCGGCGACGCCAACGACGGAAGCAATGGCGGACAATGTAGCCGGTCTGCTCGCATACATCACCGTGATTCCAGCGATCATTTTCCTGGTCATGGAGCCGTATAACAAAAGGCCATTCGTTCGCTTCCACTCCTTCCAGTGCATCTTCTTCTCGATAGCCTGGATGGCGGTTTGGTTTGTATTGATGTTCCTCGGTGCGATTCCGTACGTCGGGTACGTCATGTTCTTCTTGTTCCCGTTGTTGGGATTGGCGGGCACCGTACTCTGGGTTTTCCTGCTGCTGAAGGCTTACCAAGGGCAGGTATTCAAACTACCGGTGATCGGCGACCTGGCCGAGAGGCAATCCAAGGTCAGCTAA
- a CDS encoding zinc ribbon domain-containing protein has protein sequence MARREDIEKLREQAEQSKDLPTLESVHKQFAEILTSLNANLRSTRDEDVITVLTEIRDEAQYADDELKRRIAEIKVDMLDPSYEQRQAERERAKQAKKMEEEMWQRKFATEGLGGIFKGLGDVLNGNQPSIGAMPGAPAIAATNVVGQEIKCGCGAVLQVNAKFCTECGQPVVREKLCTSCGCKLQPGTKFCSECGTKNA, from the coding sequence ATGGCGCGACGGGAAGACATTGAAAAACTGCGCGAACAGGCCGAGCAATCCAAAGATCTGCCGACGCTGGAGTCGGTTCATAAACAGTTCGCAGAGATACTGACGTCATTGAACGCTAACCTGCGCAGTACCAGGGATGAGGATGTGATCACCGTTCTGACTGAGATTCGGGACGAGGCACAGTACGCCGACGATGAACTGAAGCGCAGGATTGCCGAGATCAAAGTAGACATGCTGGATCCATCCTACGAGCAGCGCCAAGCGGAGCGCGAGCGCGCGAAGCAGGCCAAGAAAATGGAAGAGGAGATGTGGCAACGCAAATTCGCCACAGAGGGACTAGGCGGCATTTTCAAGGGGCTTGGAGATGTGCTGAACGGTAACCAGCCCTCAATAGGTGCGATGCCGGGAGCCCCGGCAATTGCGGCAACGAATGTCGTGGGCCAGGAAATCAAATGTGGGTGCGGAGCCGTGCTGCAGGTCAACGCGAAGTTTTGCACCGAATGCGGCCAGCCGGTCGTTCGCGAAAAACTATGCACGTCCTGTGGCTGCAAGCTTCAGCCCGGCACAAAGTTCTGTTCTGAGTGCGGCACGAAGAACGCGTGA
- a CDS encoding CsgG/HfaB family protein — translation MRERLLAVFAIVVLAAGMVAAQENQSLSNLKYQYKVGVLPFVDATGTGSEETGTAIGRAVQAELVHSTKLMGRVLKLQEGMTADDLDPQKAVEIARAKNLDVVLIGTVLEAEQEQSEKGLDGVTLFGQSVGGRAQQSRAKVTIQVDLFNVETGKKIDSFRTTGNASDTKVGADAQTTLGSLSSSGSEANSPLGKALQKAVIEVVKKVAAAEPKMVRLQQQTDSNPEEKQEESESE, via the coding sequence ATGAGAGAAAGACTCCTAGCAGTATTCGCGATAGTTGTACTCGCTGCGGGGATGGTTGCCGCACAAGAGAACCAGTCGCTCTCCAACCTGAAATATCAATACAAGGTTGGCGTACTGCCATTTGTTGATGCAACAGGCACAGGCAGCGAAGAGACCGGCACAGCGATCGGACGCGCCGTCCAGGCGGAACTGGTGCACTCGACGAAGCTGATGGGCAGAGTGCTGAAGCTGCAAGAAGGAATGACTGCCGACGACCTTGATCCGCAGAAGGCTGTAGAGATAGCGCGAGCGAAGAACTTGGATGTCGTGCTGATCGGCACGGTGCTGGAGGCGGAACAAGAACAGTCGGAGAAGGGGTTGGACGGAGTGACGTTGTTCGGCCAAAGCGTAGGTGGACGGGCACAGCAGTCGAGGGCGAAAGTCACCATACAAGTGGACCTGTTCAATGTCGAAACGGGGAAAAAGATCGATAGCTTCCGCACAACAGGCAATGCGAGTGATACGAAGGTAGGAGCTGATGCGCAGACTACGCTCGGCAGCCTGAGCAGCAGTGGTTCGGAAGCGAATTCACCGTTAGGCAAGGCATTGCAGAAGGCAGTTATTGAAGTCGTTAAGAAAGTAGCCGCCGCCGAACCGAAGATGGTCCGCTTGCAGCAGCAGACCGATAGCAATCCAGAGGAGAAACAAGAAGAAAGTGAGAGCGAGTAG
- a CDS encoding family 43 glycosylhydrolase: MRSALALLLLLPLLACGGGVPAESRFSTVQATAGQYMNPLPIVLFDGSRAESCPDPSIIHGQEPDDDYWYLYCTNERFADHARVHLLPISKSLDLVNWTYVGDVFDRLPPWVAPGAGLWAPDIQFFNGKYYLYYSASNTVMGGSAIFVATSDTPVGPWSAASTPVVEPGPAPCCAGTLRATIDSGIVQDGGQRYIFYGSFNGGISARLLSADGLTSDRSSQIQITTADRYEAPYVIKRDGYFYLMVSAGGCCDGLMSGYGVFAARSLKPLGPYIDKDGNSMLDSRVGGTPVIAMEGNRWIGPGHNAVATDAAGQDWMVYHAVDSGKPYFADSWTRRPLLIDPIEWVNGWPRVRNGAGASDAIQTAPVAVPEQPNLRTAAASPVDVAGNMLTTFSDEFVAPALSPQWTWIRRPVNGTFGISGGFFRFDTQAGQLYVGQHDASVLSEPTPRGNYMVETRLSVNVPSWGQFNFVQGGLLIFKDDANYIKLVTASINQTRQIEFAKQLGSKPSSSKYGSAFLASPADTTYLRIVRRSKPNGSELYTSYSSHDGVNWERGPTWTHTLGSGTKIGLVSMAGAGFSTYFDYVRVYALAN; the protein is encoded by the coding sequence ATGCGTTCAGCACTCGCGCTATTGCTCCTGCTCCCGTTGCTCGCCTGTGGCGGAGGTGTGCCGGCAGAGTCCAGATTCTCGACCGTACAAGCGACGGCGGGTCAGTACATGAATCCTCTGCCCATTGTGTTGTTCGATGGGAGCCGTGCGGAAAGCTGCCCTGATCCTTCCATCATTCACGGACAGGAACCGGACGATGATTACTGGTATCTGTATTGCACCAACGAACGCTTCGCAGATCACGCGCGTGTGCATCTCCTGCCCATCTCGAAGTCTTTAGATCTCGTCAATTGGACTTACGTGGGAGATGTATTCGACCGCCTGCCGCCGTGGGTTGCTCCGGGAGCGGGCCTCTGGGCACCGGATATCCAGTTCTTCAACGGCAAGTATTACCTCTACTACTCGGCCTCGAACACTGTTATGGGCGGCAGTGCCATTTTCGTGGCCACCAGCGACACTCCCGTCGGACCCTGGTCCGCCGCTTCCACTCCAGTCGTCGAACCCGGTCCAGCACCGTGCTGCGCGGGTACGCTGCGCGCAACCATCGATTCCGGTATCGTTCAGGATGGCGGTCAGCGCTACATTTTCTACGGCAGCTTCAATGGTGGCATCTCCGCGCGCCTGCTCTCCGCAGACGGCCTGACTTCCGATCGTTCCTCGCAGATACAGATCACCACGGCGGATCGCTATGAAGCGCCGTATGTAATCAAGCGCGACGGCTATTTCTATCTCATGGTATCGGCGGGAGGTTGTTGCGATGGCTTAATGAGCGGGTACGGCGTGTTCGCGGCCCGCTCTCTTAAGCCGCTCGGACCTTACATCGACAAGGATGGCAACTCGATGCTGGACTCTCGCGTAGGTGGCACACCCGTCATCGCGATGGAAGGGAATCGCTGGATCGGTCCGGGACATAACGCCGTTGCGACCGATGCCGCTGGCCAGGACTGGATGGTGTATCACGCGGTCGATAGCGGTAAGCCATACTTCGCGGACAGTTGGACACGTCGCCCACTGCTGATCGATCCTATCGAGTGGGTGAACGGATGGCCGCGGGTGCGTAACGGCGCTGGCGCGTCGGATGCGATTCAGACCGCGCCCGTCGCGGTTCCTGAACAACCGAACCTGCGCACGGCCGCGGCGTCTCCGGTCGATGTTGCCGGCAACATGCTGACGACTTTCTCGGACGAGTTCGTGGCCCCGGCTCTTTCCCCGCAATGGACCTGGATACGGCGTCCAGTCAATGGAACCTTCGGCATCTCAGGGGGATTCTTTCGCTTTGATACCCAGGCGGGGCAACTCTACGTTGGACAGCACGATGCATCGGTGCTTTCCGAGCCCACGCCCAGAGGTAATTACATGGTGGAAACGAGGCTCTCAGTCAATGTGCCATCCTGGGGACAATTCAACTTCGTACAAGGCGGGCTCCTCATATTCAAGGACGATGCCAATTACATCAAGCTCGTCACAGCATCGATCAATCAAACTCGACAGATTGAATTTGCAAAACAGCTTGGCTCCAAGCCCAGTTCATCGAAGTATGGAAGCGCTTTCCTCGCGTCTCCGGCGGACACAACTTACCTGCGAATCGTGAGACGCTCGAAACCAAATGGCTCGGAACTCTACACTTCATACTCCAGCCATGATGGCGTGAATTGGGAACGCGGGCCTACTTGGACGCACACGCTCGGTTCCGGAACAAAAATTGGACTGGTATCAATGGCCGGGGCCGGATTCTCCACATACTTCGACTATGTTCGCGTGTACGCGCTTGCTAACTAG
- a CDS encoding sodium:solute symporter family protein: MNLTTIDWLIMVVYFAFVLGIGVALKRYMKTSTDFFMAGRSIPAWICGLAFLSANLGAQEVIGMAASGAKYGIATSHFYWIGAIPAMVFVGLFMMPFYYGSRARSVPEYLRLRFDEKTRGFNAISFATMTVFSSGISMYAMAKLIQILHIFDGPFAWLGVPTSWTFHVSIVLSALIVLAYIFLGGLTSAIYNEVLQFFLIVAGFLPLVFLGLKNVGGWTGLKQQLPSAFTHSWQGMGSAQTNPLGVEVFGLMMGLGFVLSFGYWCTDFLVVQRAMAADSMSAARRTPLIAAIPKMVFPVLVILPGMIAIALPNPSTQTVNASTGQVQVLNQEGKGLIPAKVDERTGAPMLDAQGKPILDYDLAIPNMLLHYFPTGLLGLGLTALLASFMSGMAGNVTAFNTVWTYDIYQSYINKKATDEHYLWMGRMATIFGIALSIAAAYAATRFNNIMDFLQLVFAFVNAPLFATFLLGMFSKRTTGHGAFFGLLSGTTAAALHHGLTLPAGATAGIKGGWLGMVHTYPSEMAQNFWTAIWAWCICFAVTILISAVTRPREEKELVGLVYSLTEKPAPEEHLPWYARPLGLGAIVLGVALVLNIIFW, encoded by the coding sequence GTGAATCTCACAACCATCGACTGGCTGATTATGGTGGTTTACTTCGCCTTCGTACTTGGCATTGGTGTCGCCTTGAAGCGCTATATGAAGACCAGCACAGACTTCTTCATGGCTGGTCGTTCCATTCCGGCCTGGATCTGTGGCCTGGCGTTTCTTTCCGCCAACCTGGGAGCGCAGGAAGTCATTGGCATGGCCGCCTCCGGTGCAAAGTACGGAATCGCAACCAGCCACTTTTACTGGATTGGCGCGATTCCAGCGATGGTCTTCGTTGGCCTATTCATGATGCCGTTCTACTACGGCTCACGCGCTCGCTCCGTGCCTGAGTACCTGCGCTTGCGTTTCGACGAGAAGACGCGCGGGTTCAACGCGATCTCCTTCGCGACTATGACCGTGTTTTCGTCCGGCATCTCCATGTACGCCATGGCGAAGTTAATCCAGATATTGCACATCTTCGATGGTCCATTCGCCTGGCTCGGCGTTCCAACCTCGTGGACGTTTCACGTGAGCATCGTGCTGTCGGCGCTGATCGTTTTGGCTTACATCTTCCTCGGTGGCCTCACAAGCGCAATTTACAATGAGGTCCTGCAATTCTTCCTGATTGTCGCCGGGTTCCTGCCCCTGGTTTTCCTTGGCCTCAAGAACGTTGGCGGCTGGACTGGACTGAAGCAGCAGCTTCCGTCTGCGTTCACTCACTCCTGGCAGGGAATGGGCAGCGCGCAGACCAATCCTCTCGGCGTAGAAGTTTTCGGGCTCATGATGGGATTGGGGTTCGTGTTGTCGTTCGGCTACTGGTGCACGGATTTCCTCGTCGTTCAACGCGCCATGGCTGCTGATTCCATGAGCGCCGCCCGGCGCACGCCGCTTATTGCAGCAATCCCGAAGATGGTTTTCCCCGTTCTCGTTATTTTGCCTGGCATGATCGCCATCGCCCTCCCGAACCCATCGACGCAGACGGTGAACGCCAGTACCGGGCAGGTGCAGGTTCTGAATCAGGAGGGAAAAGGCCTGATTCCTGCGAAGGTTGATGAACGCACCGGCGCCCCGATGTTGGATGCCCAGGGCAAGCCGATTCTCGATTACGATCTCGCAATCCCGAATATGTTGCTGCACTACTTCCCAACCGGTCTTCTGGGCCTGGGGCTCACAGCGCTGCTGGCAAGCTTCATGTCGGGCATGGCGGGCAACGTCACTGCTTTCAACACGGTTTGGACTTACGACATTTACCAGTCATACATAAATAAGAAGGCGACGGATGAGCATTACCTCTGGATGGGGCGCATGGCCACCATCTTCGGAATCGCGCTATCTATTGCGGCAGCTTATGCCGCTACGCGGTTCAATAACATCATGGACTTTCTGCAACTTGTGTTCGCGTTCGTGAATGCTCCGTTGTTCGCTACATTCCTGCTGGGCATGTTCTCGAAACGCACAACCGGCCACGGAGCCTTTTTCGGTCTGCTGTCCGGAACTACTGCCGCTGCGTTGCACCATGGGCTTACTCTGCCCGCTGGAGCCACGGCTGGAATCAAGGGCGGATGGCTCGGCATGGTACACACCTATCCCAGCGAAATGGCTCAGAATTTCTGGACTGCTATCTGGGCCTGGTGCATTTGTTTCGCGGTGACAATCCTCATCAGCGCCGTCACGCGCCCGCGGGAAGAGAAGGAACTTGTCGGGCTTGTCTACTCGCTAACGGAAAAGCCGGCACCAGAGGAGCATCTACCCTGGTATGCTCGCCCGCTCGGATTGGGCGCCATTGTCCTGGGTGTCGCTTTAGTGTTGAACATAATCTTCTGGTAG
- a CDS encoding zinc ribbon domain-containing protein — MAFIQFTENHEDLSTENGYQFKFYCDRCRNGYMSTFQASAIGAAGSLLRAAGNIFGGALSSAGSGSYEIQRAIGGKAHDEAMKKAVEEIKSQFHQCKRCGKWVCPDNCWNRQRGMCSDCAPDIQAELAAAQVQATIEQIQEGVRKVDFTKELDLSGEVTATCPKCGARATGKFCLECGTPVTPKKKCSNCSASFNEGAKFCPECGTPAKAAKPKCSGCGMEYETAPKFCSQCGTKM, encoded by the coding sequence ATGGCTTTCATCCAATTCACCGAAAATCACGAAGACCTCTCGACCGAGAATGGCTATCAATTCAAGTTCTATTGCGACCGCTGCCGTAACGGGTATATGAGCACCTTTCAGGCATCGGCGATCGGGGCGGCGGGAAGCCTGCTGCGGGCTGCCGGCAACATCTTCGGCGGCGCGCTCAGTTCGGCCGGTTCCGGTTCCTACGAGATTCAGAGGGCAATAGGCGGCAAGGCTCACGACGAAGCCATGAAGAAGGCCGTCGAGGAGATCAAAAGCCAGTTCCATCAATGTAAGCGCTGCGGGAAGTGGGTGTGCCCGGATAACTGCTGGAACCGGCAGCGGGGAATGTGCTCGGATTGCGCTCCAGACATACAGGCTGAACTCGCCGCAGCACAGGTTCAAGCCACCATCGAGCAAATCCAGGAAGGCGTCCGCAAGGTGGACTTCACCAAGGAACTGGACCTTTCGGGCGAAGTCACCGCAACGTGTCCGAAATGTGGGGCGCGGGCTACCGGCAAGTTCTGCTTAGAGTGCGGTACTCCGGTGACACCAAAGAAGAAGTGCTCCAACTGTTCCGCAAGCTTCAACGAAGGCGCGAAGTTCTGCCCCGAGTGCGGCACGCCGGCAAAGGCTGCGAAGCCGAAGTGTTCCGGATGCGGGATGGAATACGAGACTGCTCCAAAATTCTGCAGTCAGTGCGGAACGAAAATGTAA
- a CDS encoding energy transducer TonB: MIVSMCLHLIVIGALLYRPNPVILKHLPSLRGDGGGGQNTVVLVAPGASVISFPGSEEVASSEPLALRRAQRRKSADSKPRAAVPESGLKPGMPGFMLGSLSSGYAIAHDVRVALPVIAPDPPIVRAKLPEWIRGDVIVEVTIDEQGHVVETIVLQTVGFGLEDTIVETLRRWHFTPATVDGVAVASKQDVHYHFPS, translated from the coding sequence ATGATCGTATCGATGTGCCTTCATCTGATCGTAATCGGAGCACTCCTATACCGTCCGAATCCCGTGATACTGAAGCACTTGCCTTCGCTTCGCGGAGACGGAGGCGGCGGGCAAAACACCGTCGTGCTGGTTGCTCCCGGCGCTAGTGTCATCAGCTTCCCGGGTTCCGAGGAGGTCGCAAGCAGCGAGCCCCTGGCTCTGCGGCGTGCTCAGAGGCGCAAGTCTGCTGATTCAAAACCGCGCGCCGCTGTGCCGGAGAGCGGGCTCAAGCCCGGAATGCCAGGTTTTATGCTCGGGTCATTGTCGAGCGGGTACGCGATTGCTCACGACGTGAGGGTCGCGCTTCCGGTCATCGCTCCCGATCCCCCAATCGTGCGGGCCAAGCTCCCCGAGTGGATTCGTGGTGACGTCATCGTGGAGGTCACCATCGACGAGCAAGGCCACGTCGTAGAAACCATTGTGCTGCAGACTGTGGGGTTCGGTTTGGAAGACACGATTGTTGAGACGCTACGACGCTGGCACTTCACTCCGGCTACCGTAGATGGAGTTGCCGTGGCCTCGAAGCAGGATGTGCATTATCACTTCCCCAGTTGA
- a CDS encoding 30S ribosomal protein S1, with translation MSDPNFPESQPSSESNESFEDILSQYEQSHSSKPEADGKQIEGTVIAISAESVFLDIGFKTEGTLPLADFQSAGETVKPGDKLPVTVKGRGPEGYYELSRFKIARPTDWSSLEQAFAEKSTIVGTVTGVVKGGLSVDVGVRAFMPASRSGARDASEMGKLVEQEIRCRIIKLDVAEEDVVVDRRVVAEDEERVVKERRYSEIKEGDTVCGEVRSLADYGAFVDLGGVDGLLHVGEIAWSRVNKPGDVLSVGQQIETRVLKIDSDKKRISLSMKQLQPHPWDAIAGKYKTGDRVRGVVTRVAEFGAFVELEPGIEGLIHVSEMSWAKKVRIASDIVKPGETVEAVILAVSMGERRISLGLKQALGDPWADAAQRFAVGAVVEGPVTKIMNFGAFVQLAEGVEGMVHVSEISAEKRINHPQEVLKVGQTVRAQVLALDREKRQLGLSMKQLIPTSLDEYIAEHKVGDIVTGRVIEVSGEHASVELGEGIQGICRIPAQEREKQETQSKAKLDLSSLTSMLNARWKGGAFAGNSSKPEPVRAGQIRSFRITNLDLPAKQIELELALKS, from the coding sequence ATGTCTGACCCGAACTTTCCAGAATCCCAGCCTTCCTCCGAATCCAACGAGTCATTCGAAGACATTCTTTCCCAGTACGAGCAGAGCCATTCGAGTAAGCCGGAAGCTGATGGCAAACAAATCGAAGGTACCGTTATCGCCATCTCCGCCGAATCGGTATTTCTCGACATTGGTTTCAAGACTGAAGGCACTCTTCCGCTGGCCGATTTCCAGAGCGCGGGCGAAACCGTGAAGCCCGGCGACAAGTTGCCTGTCACCGTCAAGGGCCGCGGGCCGGAAGGCTACTACGAGCTTTCACGTTTCAAGATTGCCCGGCCAACCGATTGGTCGTCTCTTGAGCAGGCCTTCGCAGAGAAATCGACAATCGTGGGCACCGTGACGGGCGTGGTCAAAGGCGGTCTGAGCGTGGACGTGGGAGTACGAGCGTTCATGCCGGCCTCGCGCAGTGGTGCGCGCGACGCCTCCGAGATGGGGAAGTTGGTCGAGCAGGAGATCCGCTGCCGCATCATCAAACTCGACGTGGCCGAGGAAGACGTTGTCGTCGACCGCCGCGTGGTTGCCGAAGATGAAGAGCGCGTGGTCAAGGAGCGCCGCTACTCGGAGATCAAGGAAGGCGACACCGTTTGCGGTGAAGTCCGCAGCCTCGCTGATTATGGAGCCTTCGTCGATCTTGGGGGAGTGGACGGCCTGCTGCACGTCGGCGAGATCGCTTGGAGCCGCGTCAACAAACCTGGCGACGTGCTCTCGGTCGGGCAGCAGATCGAAACCAGGGTACTCAAAATTGATTCCGACAAGAAGCGCATTTCGCTCAGCATGAAGCAGCTTCAGCCGCATCCCTGGGATGCGATTGCCGGAAAGTACAAAACAGGCGATCGCGTTCGCGGCGTCGTTACGCGCGTTGCCGAGTTCGGAGCATTCGTAGAATTGGAGCCCGGCATTGAAGGCTTGATCCACGTTTCCGAGATGTCGTGGGCCAAGAAGGTAAGGATCGCCAGCGACATCGTCAAGCCCGGCGAAACCGTAGAAGCCGTGATTCTCGCAGTGAGCATGGGCGAACGCCGCATCTCGCTCGGCCTCAAGCAGGCGCTCGGAGATCCATGGGCCGATGCCGCTCAGCGCTTTGCGGTCGGCGCGGTTGTCGAAGGGCCTGTCACAAAGATCATGAACTTCGGAGCGTTTGTGCAGCTTGCAGAAGGTGTCGAGGGCATGGTTCACGTCAGTGAGATCAGCGCCGAGAAGCGTATCAATCATCCGCAGGAAGTGCTGAAGGTTGGGCAGACCGTCAGGGCGCAGGTGCTCGCACTCGACAGAGAAAAGCGGCAATTGGGGTTGAGCATGAAGCAGTTGATCCCCACCAGCCTCGATGAATACATCGCCGAACACAAGGTAGGCGACATCGTCACGGGCCGCGTGATCGAGGTGTCCGGAGAACACGCAAGCGTGGAACTCGGCGAAGGCATACAGGGTATTTGCCGAATTCCAGCGCAAGAGCGTGAGAAGCAAGAGACACAGTCCAAGGCGAAGCTGGATCTGTCATCGCTGACTTCTATGCTGAACGCGCGCTGGAAAGGCGGCGCTTTCGCTGGCAACAGCTCGAAACCCGAACCTGTCCGGGCCGGTCAAATTCGCAGCTTCCGGATTACGAATCTGGATTTGCCTGCGAAGCAGATCGAGCTGGAGTTGGCGTTAAAGAGCTAG
- a CDS encoding zinc ribbon domain-containing protein, whose product MSFCTSCGTKIEPTSQFCTGCGTKTEVGQKAANPSTQAAATPVAAAQPTVAPPAVQPVVTKSSSPVVKIVIIVVVILVGLGIVSAAITGYMAYKVKKAIGVDAAGNVTSVDTPFGKISSETNAGKVAENLGIAIYPGAKALEGASAGTFGNVSFGGAEFETSDPMDKVAQFYKNSYPKAAFAGSDENNFSMMVGTPDGLITIALESSDGKTIIRLGKTTADGSSSSSSAEE is encoded by the coding sequence ATGTCCTTCTGTACGAGTTGCGGAACCAAGATCGAACCCACGTCTCAGTTTTGTACAGGTTGTGGAACAAAGACAGAAGTCGGCCAAAAAGCTGCTAATCCTTCGACGCAAGCTGCGGCTACACCTGTCGCCGCTGCTCAGCCAACAGTTGCGCCTCCGGCAGTACAACCCGTCGTTACGAAGAGTAGTAGCCCCGTAGTCAAAATCGTCATTATCGTTGTTGTTATTCTTGTCGGGCTTGGCATTGTCTCTGCTGCCATAACCGGCTACATGGCTTACAAGGTCAAGAAAGCCATTGGTGTCGATGCGGCAGGAAACGTGACCTCCGTCGATACGCCATTTGGCAAGATCAGCTCTGAGACCAATGCGGGGAAGGTTGCAGAAAATCTCGGTATTGCAATTTATCCGGGCGCCAAGGCGTTGGAAGGAGCCAGTGCGGGCACCTTTGGAAACGTAAGCTTCGGTGGCGCGGAATTCGAGACCAGCGATCCCATGGACAAGGTCGCGCAATTCTACAAGAACAGCTATCCGAAAGCGGCATTTGCGGGAAGCGACGAAAACAACTTCTCCATGATGGTGGGAACGCCGGACGGATTGATTACGATCGCACTCGAAAGTAGCGATGGCAAAACCATAATCCGCCTCGGAAAAACTACAGCCGACGGATCATCTTCGTCGTCGAGCGCAGAGGAGTAA